A stretch of DNA from Candidatus Methylomirabilota bacterium:
CGGCGGTTGTAAGAACTGAACCCGATAGCAGCCTGGGCATGCGAAGAGCAGAGGTGCTGTGCGATGCGTGTGACGCACACCTCGGCCATGTGTTCGATGATGGGCCTGCGCCAACCTACAAGCGCTACTGTATTAATTCGGTCGCGCTAAGACTCGTTGACCAGAAATCTAACCGTTGAAGGCCAGCCTCCTCACTCTGGCCTCGATCTTGCATTTTATTCTCGTCGGACCGGGCATGCCACCGGACATAACAACCTTCATGGCGTCCTCAATACTGTATCGCGGATCTTTTGTCTGGGCCTCCTTTACCCGGCAAAAACTGTTCTACTGAACCGCCAACGACGCCATCAGGAAACCATGTGATGGAATCTGGGACGATGTTTTTCGGGGGGGGCGGGCCAGTGGTCGAACAGGTATGGCAGGCTCTCCGGTACTTTCCCTGGCAACACCTGATCGACATCGGCATCATGAGCTTCCTCGTGTATCAGGTCTATATCCGCTTGCGCGGCACCAGGGCGATGCGCATCGTGGCGGGTATTGCCGTTTTGGGACTCGGGTATCTGGCCGCGCAGAGTGCTGGGTTATTTCTCACCTCGTGGCTGTTGGGGGGCGTGTGGGCCGCCGCGCTGATCTTCGTCATCGTGATCTTTCAGGGTGAGATCCGCCACATGCTGGGGCAGATCAATCCCAGGCTGCGAGCAAAGGCCCTGTGGCGTTGGACAAGCCGGGTGCGGCTGCCCGAGGAGAGGCTGGTCGCCGTCACGGAGGCGATCTTTAGGCTTGCCTCCAGGCGCTGTGGAGCACTCGTGGTATTTGAACGGGACGATCCCGTTGAACCCCTGCTACAAAGTCCAGGGACGGTGCTTGATGCGCAGATGAGTCCAGAGCTTCTGGAGACGCTCTTTGCACCTCCGACCCCCCTCCATGACGGGGCACTCTATATTCGGGGAGGACGGGCCTATCGGGCCGGCTGTGTACTTCCGCTCTCAGAAGATCAACGACTCTCCTATTCTTACGGCACCCGTCACCGGGCCGCTCTGGGAATTTCCGAGCAGTCGGATGCCATCGCCGTCGTGGTCTCCGAGGAGCGTGGAAGGGTGTCAATCGTTGAGCACGGCACGATCGCAACCGTCGACAACGCCGCGGAGCTCCTGACCTGGCTCGGCGAGCGACTGACAACGCCAGAGGAAAGGCCAAGGCGGCACCGGGCCGTCAAGGCGCTCGTGACTCATAACTGGCGCCCCAAGCTGGGCGCGCTGGCCGCGGTCAGCGTGCTCTGGTTTGTTCTTGTGGGGCATCCAAATGCAGAGCTGGGAGTCTCGGTACCGGTGGTCTACGTCAATGTGCCACAAGAGCTGACGATTGAGGGCAAGCACGTCCAGAAGGTATTTGTCCGCGTTCGCGGATCACGAGAGATGCTGAACTTTTTAGACCCCAACCAGTTGCAGGTCGCCATCAACCTCAGGAAGGCCAGCGTGGGACGGCATCGCTACTCCATATCTGACAAAGATATTAATCTCCCTCCTGGCCTGCAACTTATAGGGGTAAACCCCTCCAAAATTGCCTTACGCCTGCGCGAGAAACCCTCTGAGCTGAAATAGAAACGCTAGTGCCGTTCCAACGATTTTTGCCAACTTTCTCGCTCCACGCGCTCGCGGCCATTGCAACAACGCACGCCGCCTAAATTCGGCCCCTCGATCCCTCGATCTTCCTCGGGACGGTGAGGCTCTCGAACCGTCTTCCTCGGGGTGGTGAGCGGTTCGGCTGAGCGGTTCGACTGTCTTCGACCCTGAGGCTCAGACCCGAAGGGAGCTCGCCGAAGTCTCACCGTCGAAGCCCTGTCGAACCACTCATCAAGTTGGAACGGCACTAGCCGAAGCAAGGAATCTCCTTCGTCTCCCTAAACTACAACGCGCCAGCCCTTACTCGGGGCGGCTTTTTGTTTGCCTTGAGCGCCTTTAGATTTCTGACATCGGGCGAGCCAAGAGGAACCGGTTGGTTTACATGAGGGGCTGAGGACGAGCTTTCGACTTGCCGAGGGCTTCCAAAACATCCTGCACAATCTTGGAAGCCTCATCCTTCCAGGTACGCTGTGAGGTTTTGATTTTGCCTCCGGCCATCATCTCGTGTCCGCCTGCCATTCCGGAGGGCAAGATCGAGGCAAGGAGAAGACCGGCGGTGGCCTCGGTATCCCTGGTGCGCAGGGAGATGTGAAGATGGCCCGCATGGGGGGCGACACACAGAGACCACATGGCGCTTTCGAGCCGCATGAGAAAGTCGGCCACTTCGGCCACCGCTTCCAAATAGGGAACGGATTCTAGGATGGTGACCACCACGTCTTCATAGAGCACTGCGCTGTGGACGGCATGACCAACGAGACGAAAGTAGTCACGGGCAAGGAGCGGGTGTTCAATCTCACCGAGGAGTCGCTTGTTCACGTACGGGTATAGGAACTGGCTGGCGACGATGTCAGCCGATTTGGCCTCCCGCCCTAGGTGCTGTGTCTCTGAGGAGATCCCGTAAAAGAGGGCTGTGGCCACCCGGGGATTCAGGGGCACTTCTGCGGACTGGAGGTACTCGGTGACGATCGTGGAGGCCGCCCCGTAGTTCTCACGCAAGTCGACAAAAGGTACAGACCCGTTCTGCCCCCAATCCGGATGATGGTCGATCACCGCAACGGGAGTGATGTGGGAGGGAAGGGCGGTGTTGGTTCGGCCGGGTTGGGTATCCACCAAGATTACCGACCCCTCAAAGTCAGGAAAAATCTGTTCCAGCGGAACCAGGGGAATATCGAGAACTTTCACCAACGCCCGGTTCTCTGATCGGCCGATAATGCCGCTCAGGCCAATGATCAGGGATTTCTTCAGTTTATGCGAAATAAGGGACCGGAGGGCAGCAGCACTGGCAAGCGAGTCCGAATCCGGATTGTCGTGGGGAAGAACAAGAATTTTCTTTGAGGCATGGAGGACGGCGAGCAGCTCTGCTACTTTGCCTTCTGCTTTGTCAGGGCTGGGCTTTGTGCCCATGGGAAACCTCCAGGGGTCGCCTGGGACACCGGTTCCGCTCGCACGTCTATTCTGACGTCTTTTCCGGGGCCACACCTTTCTCCAGGTCCTTCGTCAGGCTGGAGATCTGTTCCCCGGTCTTCACGTCAAGCTGTTCCAGTCCTGCCCTGATTTCGTCCAATTTGGCGTTGACGGCTTCGCGAAAAGAGGCAGTTGTGCTTCCTGCGGCGTTGAGTGCCCCTTTTGCAGCTCCGATCTTTTGCAAGGCCCTACCAAAATTCCTCTGATCGACTTCGGCCGTGGCTTCGGTCAGAAACTCGAGTACTTCCTCTAGACCTGCTCTCATTTTTGCTCTTACCAGCGCTTGTTCGAGTTGGCTTTTCTGCGCCTGCAAGACCTGTTTCTCCAACGAGTTGATCTGGGCCGCCATCTCCGCCTTCTGTTGTGCCAGGAGCTGTTGCGCCTCCCTCACGTCCTTATCCCGGAGAAAGTAGCCCGTCGCGAATCCGCCAGCCACCGCGATGACGATGACGACAACCCAGATAGCGATCAAGCGGAAGATCCTGCCCAGACCTCTCCGTTCTTCAGTTCGTTCTTCCGTCATAGCAACACCTCCGACATTGAGAACTCTCCTCGTTCAAGACAAGGTCGATCACCCGATATCGCTATTTTGGTTCTTGTTCTTCCTTTTCTTCGGCCTCGGTTTCTTTCTCGGCAGCAGTGGGAGCTGATGGGGGCGCTGGCTGGCGGGGTCCCCTCACGCTCCTCTCCAGTTTCTCCAACGCATTGGCGGTCCTGGTTCGGAGCGTATCAGCGGCAGAGCCCGCGGCTTTCACCTGACGGCGCATCTCTTCGATTCCGCCGGTCCGTGTATAGGCGAGGACCGCGATTACTAAGGCAACGACGGCAATAATGAGACTCACGATCTCCATTGCAAATCCTCCCAGCGTGTGTGCTTACCTACCTCGAATTGCGTCGTTAATGGCGATGTAGTCATGAAGAGGGTGGGGGGGTAATTTTTATACACCAATCGGCTATTCATATCAAGGAGTTTCTCGGTGCTGCTTTATTTTGACTGCAGCCGCTAAGGAATGACTTGAGGTTCGTCATGGTGCTAAGCGTTTTTCGCTTCCTCACCAAAGAGGGCCAAAGCCCCCTCTACCTGCTTCCGGCTTCCTACGAGCACGAGAACCTGTCCCGCCGCGATCCGGTGCTCTGGCCCCGGGTTGGCTGTGATCCTTCCGTTGTGGATCACCGCTACCACTGATGCCCCTGTCCGACGCCGGACGTGGAGCTCGGCGATGGTCTTCCCCGTGGTGGAGCCCCCCTCTCCGACAAGGTAGGTCTCCATCTCGACCTGGGCAAAGATCCGGGTCAATTCTGCCTGGGCAAGCCGAGGTCCCTCGAGCTGCCGGAGCATCTCGTATCTCTCTTGCCTGATCTTCTCTATCTGTTCGCCGATCACCGTCCGGGGGATATGATAACGGCGCAGGACGCGGGCAAAGAGCTCGATTGAGGTCTCGAACTCCTCCGAAATCACTTCATCGGCACCTAGACAGTACAGCTCGTCGATCTCGGCCATGTACCGGGTCCGGACGATGATGTAAAGACGCGGATTCAGGTCCCGGGCCACGCGAACTGCCCGACGGATCGATGCGGGATCGGAGACCGCCACCACCAGAGCCCGGGCGTGATGAATCACGAGGTGCTTCAGGACCTCTGGGCTGGCAGCGTCCCCGTAATAGATGGGCTCCCCGTTCCGCCGCATCCGTCTGACGGTCTCGCCGTTGAGTTCTAGGATGCAATAGGGAACCTCAATTGCCTTCAGGACCCGGGAAAGGTTTCGGCCGCCGGGGCCATACCCCACGATAATGACGTGGTCTCGCATATCCACCTGCTCAGGCTTGAGTTCCTCGAACTTACGCCCCGGAAACCAACGCTCCACCCACCGCAGGCGGCCTATTCCACCTGCCAGCTTCGGGCTGATGTGAATTGCGAAAGGGGTGAGGAGAAGACTGATGACCGAGGCAGAGAGGAAATACTGGTTCAGCTGAGGGGTGATAAGCCCCCACTCCCACCCCACGCGGGAGAGGACAAAGGAGAATTCCCCAACTTGGGCTAACGCGCACCCCACCAAGACTGCCACGCGAAGCGGGTACCCGAGTACGAGAACACTCCCAACCACCACCACCGTCTTTACGATGAGAATTGCTGAAAGCGTTCCGGCCACCTCCAGGGGGTGGTTCAGGAGAGTACGAACATCCATCAGCATCCCCACCGAGATGAAGAAGAGACTGATGAAGCCGTCCCGCAGTGGAAGGATGTTTGCCAACACCTGATGGCTATACTCCGATTCTGCGATGACCATCCCCGCCAGGAAGGCCCCCAGGGCGAGAGAAAGGCCGATCTGGGCGGTGGCCCAGGCAGTTCCGAGGCAGATAAGAATAATAGAGATGATAAAGACTTCGGGACTTCTCATCTTCACCACCTCAAAGAGCAGCCGGGGGACGACGAGACGGGATAGGGAAAATATGAGGGTGACGGTTAGGGCAACCTTGCCCAGGACCAGGAGGATGGCAACTGCACTCGTGGCCTCCTTCCCGCTCAGGACGGGTGTCAGGAGCATCAGGGGAACGACACACAGATCCTGGAAGATCAGGATGCCGACGGCAAAACGTCCCTGGGGAGAATCAATCTCCCCCCGGTTCATCAGAATCTTGAGGACGATGGCGGTACTCGACAAGGCCAGGAGGAATCCAAAGAAGACCGCCTGTGCCGGCGGCAGGCCCAAAAGCCAGGCTCCTCCGCCAATAAGCAGAATGGTCCCCAGTACTTGAAGGCTCCCGCCCCCCAGAACCAGCTGTCGCATTTGGTTCAGCTTGGAGATCGAGAATTCCAGACCGATGGTGAAGAGGAGGAGCACGACGCCGATCTCGGCCAACAGCTCCACCTGATGCACGTCTGCGATGAGGCTCAATCCGTGGGGTCCCATAAGGACTCCCGATGCCAAGAACCCCACGATAGCCGGTTGCCGCAGCCGGTGGAAGAGATACACCACCAGGGTGGAAATCCCGAAGACGAGCATAAGATCTTTGAGAAATGCTAGCTCTTCCATTTGCTGAAACCCGCTCCCCTCGATCGCGACGATGAATCTCTCACCAGAGAATACCACCAAGACAGCAACGACAATAGGGATGAGGGGTCATTTGGTCGGGAGAGTATAGCCGTAGTACAGTTGGTGGAGTCTCGCTGGGCTGACTCGAATGAAGTGGAGAAGCCAAACGGTCACCATCAGGAGGGTTGTCTGGAGCACCCCCTCTCGCTCCCACTTGCGGGTCGAGGTTGTTGCCGGAATAGGGAGGTAGGCAATGTTTCCACGGCGCTTGAGGTTTTTGATGAACTCCACATCTTCCATCAGCGGAATCTCTGGGTAGCCGTCCATCGCGCTGAAGGTCTTCCGCCTCACAAAGACCGCCTGATCGCCGGTCGCGATCAAATCGGGGCGGGATCGAAGAAGATTCAGAAAATAGGCGATGGCCTGGAAGATAGGCCGACTGCTATCCAACTCGATCTCGAATCGTCCGCCGACAATCTGGGGGTCCCCCAGTGCCTTTTGGATGGCCTCCAAGGCTCCATTCGGTAAGGAGGTATCGGCGTGGAGGAAGAGAAGAATTTCCCCCCGGGCCTCCCTGGCCCCGGCGTTCATTTGTCGGGCCCTTCCCCGCGGGGTCTCGAAAAACCGGGCGAAGGGAAACTGTTGTACTACCTGAGGGCTCCCATCTATCGATCCCCCGTCCACGACAATCACCTCTGCCCCAGGAAACTTCTTTGACAGGTCCGGCAGGAGTCGTCGAAGATTGTGAGCCTCATTCACGGCGGGGATGATGATGCTCAGCATCTCTTTATTGTCTGGATTGGTCATCGTGGCAAGTCCTCATGAACGGTTGGGCCCACGCTGAACACCAGTCAGGGCTCCTCCCGGGATATTTTGCAAGCTCCAGACCAATTTCTCCCATTTGGGCACCCCGACGCCACACTGATAAGCATCGTGTGAGAAAACTGGCAGCACGTTCGTTGGGTCGTCAGTAAAAGGAAACGCCCTCCAGGGTCCTGTT
This window harbors:
- a CDS encoding TIGR04283 family arsenosugar biosynthesis glycosyltransferase, whose amino-acid sequence is MTNPDNKEMLSIIIPAVNEAHNLRRLLPDLSKKFPGAEVIVVDGGSIDGSPQVVQQFPFARFFETPRGRARQMNAGAREARGEILLFLHADTSLPNGALEAIQKALGDPQIVGGRFEIELDSSRPIFQAIAYFLNLLRSRPDLIATGDQAVFVRRKTFSAMDGYPEIPLMEDVEFIKNLKRRGNIAYLPIPATTSTRKWEREGVLQTTLLMVTVWLLHFIRVSPARLHQLYYGYTLPTK
- a CDS encoding monovalent cation:proton antiporter-2 (CPA2) family protein; its protein translation is MVFSGERFIVAIEGSGFQQMEELAFLKDLMLVFGISTLVVYLFHRLRQPAIVGFLASGVLMGPHGLSLIADVHQVELLAEIGVVLLLFTIGLEFSISKLNQMRQLVLGGGSLQVLGTILLIGGGAWLLGLPPAQAVFFGFLLALSSTAIVLKILMNRGEIDSPQGRFAVGILIFQDLCVVPLMLLTPVLSGKEATSAVAILLVLGKVALTVTLIFSLSRLVVPRLLFEVVKMRSPEVFIISIILICLGTAWATAQIGLSLALGAFLAGMVIAESEYSHQVLANILPLRDGFISLFFISVGMLMDVRTLLNHPLEVAGTLSAILIVKTVVVVGSVLVLGYPLRVAVLVGCALAQVGEFSFVLSRVGWEWGLITPQLNQYFLSASVISLLLTPFAIHISPKLAGGIGRLRWVERWFPGRKFEELKPEQVDMRDHVIIVGYGPGGRNLSRVLKAIEVPYCILELNGETVRRMRRNGEPIYYGDAASPEVLKHLVIHHARALVVAVSDPASIRRAVRVARDLNPRLYIIVRTRYMAEIDELYCLGADEVISEEFETSIELFARVLRRYHIPRTVIGEQIEKIRQERYEMLRQLEGPRLAQAELTRIFAQVEMETYLVGEGGSTTGKTIAELHVRRRTGASVVAVIHNGRITANPGPEHRIAAGQVLVLVGSRKQVEGALALFGEEAKNA
- a CDS encoding DHH family phosphoesterase; this translates as MGTKPSPDKAEGKVAELLAVLHASKKILVLPHDNPDSDSLASAAALRSLISHKLKKSLIIGLSGIIGRSENRALVKVLDIPLVPLEQIFPDFEGSVILVDTQPGRTNTALPSHITPVAVIDHHPDWGQNGSVPFVDLRENYGAASTIVTEYLQSAEVPLNPRVATALFYGISSETQHLGREAKSADIVASQFLYPYVNKRLLGEIEHPLLARDYFRLVGHAVHSAVLYEDVVVTILESVPYLEAVAEVADFLMRLESAMWSLCVAPHAGHLHISLRTRDTEATAGLLLASILPSGMAGGHEMMAGGKIKTSQRTWKDEASKIVQDVLEALGKSKARPQPLM
- the cdaA gene encoding diadenylate cyclase CdaA, whose protein sequence is MESGTMFFGGGGPVVEQVWQALRYFPWQHLIDIGIMSFLVYQVYIRLRGTRAMRIVAGIAVLGLGYLAAQSAGLFLTSWLLGGVWAAALIFVIVIFQGEIRHMLGQINPRLRAKALWRWTSRVRLPEERLVAVTEAIFRLASRRCGALVVFERDDPVEPLLQSPGTVLDAQMSPELLETLFAPPTPLHDGALYIRGGRAYRAGCVLPLSEDQRLSYSYGTRHRAALGISEQSDAIAVVVSEERGRVSIVEHGTIATVDNAAELLTWLGERLTTPEERPRRHRAVKALVTHNWRPKLGALAAVSVLWFVLVGHPNAELGVSVPVVYVNVPQELTIEGKHVQKVFVRVRGSREMLNFLDPNQLQVAINLRKASVGRHRYSISDKDINLPPGLQLIGVNPSKIALRLREKPSELK